One window of Labeo rohita strain BAU-BD-2019 unplaced genomic scaffold, IGBB_LRoh.1.0 scaffold_661, whole genome shotgun sequence genomic DNA carries:
- the LOC127161532 gene encoding IgG receptor FcRn large subunit p51-like has protein sequence METLKGYLKKRGNQVNRKVKPRVRFIQKANSDSGGFRVSCLATGFYPRHMNLTLFRDEQPVADHEITGGDLLPNGDGTYQMRKSLEISAADKHKYTCSATHLSLDNKLDVTLEYPGETFESVTTSVLVVCVLGLVLLTLAAIIWIITWRRRRQSVSTSDYSSASTTSDS, from the exons ATGGAAACCTTGAAAGGGTACCTTAAAAAGAGAGGAAATCAAGTCAACAGGAAAG TGAAACCCAGAGTCAGATTCATCCAGAAAGCAAACTCAGATTCTGGAGGGTTTCGTGTGAGTTGTTTGGCAACAGGATTTTACCCTCGTCACATGAACCTGACCCTGTTTAGAGATGAGCAGCCTGTAGCTGATCATGAGATCACTGGAGGAGATCTGCTGCCCAATGGTGACGGGACGTACCAGATGAGGAAGAGTCTGGAGATCAGTGCTGcagacaaacacaaatacacctGCTCTGCCACACACCTCAGTCTTGACAACAAACTGGACGTCACTTTAG AGTATCCAGGGGAAACATTTGAGTCAGTGACGACTTCTGTGCTTGTGGTTTGTGTATTGGGGTTGGTGTTATTGACACTGGCTGCTATTATATGGATCATTACATGGAGGAGAAGACGGCAATCAG TTTCTACAAGTGATTACTCCTCTGCATCTA CAACATCAGATTCATAA